A part of Terriglobus roseus genomic DNA contains:
- a CDS encoding AAA family ATPase has product MSPHDTIIGLSKDIGRTVLGQEAMIERLLIGLLANGNLLVEGLPGLAKTRAIKKLSTFLDAGLSRIQFTPDLLPSDITGSEIYYTAEGKGEFRFQSGPVFNNLVLADEINRAPAKVQAALLEAMEERQVTVAGTTHPLPLLFLVMATQNPIEQEGTYPLPEAQLDRFLMHVYVDYPAEASERDIMRLVRDEEQMDSSAVHTTAAEQQKVAQQTIFDARREIHAIHMADAVENYIVSLVQATRTPERYDKDLRKWIQIGASPRGTIGLDKCSRAYAWLKGHDYVRPDDVQAIAHDVLRHRILLSYDAQAEGITANVVIDKVVQLVAVA; this is encoded by the coding sequence TTGTCTCCTCATGACACCATTATTGGTCTCAGCAAGGATATCGGCCGGACCGTACTTGGCCAGGAAGCCATGATCGAACGGCTCTTGATTGGGCTGCTGGCGAACGGCAACCTTTTAGTGGAAGGCCTTCCCGGCCTCGCAAAGACACGCGCTATCAAGAAGCTCTCCACATTTCTTGATGCTGGTCTATCTCGTATCCAGTTCACACCTGATCTATTGCCTTCAGATATCACGGGGTCAGAGATCTATTACACAGCAGAAGGCAAAGGTGAATTTCGTTTTCAATCCGGCCCTGTCTTCAACAACCTTGTACTCGCAGACGAAATCAATCGAGCTCCCGCAAAGGTTCAGGCTGCGCTTCTGGAAGCGATGGAAGAGCGCCAGGTGACTGTTGCGGGAACAACGCATCCATTACCTCTCCTATTTCTCGTCATGGCGACGCAGAATCCCATCGAACAGGAGGGCACTTATCCGCTACCGGAAGCGCAACTCGATCGCTTTCTGATGCATGTGTATGTGGATTATCCGGCAGAAGCATCGGAACGGGACATAATGCGTCTGGTACGTGATGAAGAACAGATGGACAGCAGTGCCGTACATACAACTGCTGCTGAGCAGCAGAAAGTGGCTCAACAAACTATCTTCGACGCGCGGCGCGAAATTCACGCGATCCATATGGCAGACGCCGTGGAGAACTACATTGTGAGCCTTGTGCAAGCCACGCGAACGCCCGAACGTTATGACAAAGATCTGCGCAAATGGATACAGATAGGTGCCAGTCCTCGAGGAACGATCGGATTGGACAAATGTTCTCGTGCCTATGCGTGGCTTAAGGGACACGATTACGTTCGCCCCGATGACGTGCAAGCCATTGCACATGATGTTCTGCGTCATCGCATTCTTCTGAGCTATGACGCGCAAGCAGAAGGCATCACTGCCAATGTGGTCATCGACAAAGTAGTGCAACTAGTAGCGGTTGCTTAA
- a CDS encoding DUF58 domain-containing protein, with protein sequence MGAYAELDSLIALEFRARGFSLRHNQPVRSLLFGRRTSHIRGRGLDFEELRNYVPGDDVRSIDWHVTARTQKPYVRVYSEERDRPTLVLVDQRINMFFGSSRSMKSVVAAEVAALLAWRVFSQGDRIGAYVFNDSVSEQIPMRRSRATVLRILDRVVDLNQKLHSTQTQPAAPQKLNEMLEKTARLRPRDALILIASDFDGADAKTRELLLHLSQSNDVVCCLVYDPLSLAPTIHSRFVVSNATLQIELHLEKQNVRDDLHRALEGRLNEVLSWQHELNIPVLPLSTSEDVSQQICHLLGNVEIHRRRL encoded by the coding sequence ATGGGCGCATATGCGGAACTCGACTCCCTCATCGCGTTAGAGTTTCGCGCGCGCGGCTTCTCATTGCGTCACAACCAGCCCGTTCGCAGTCTTCTTTTCGGCCGTCGCACATCGCATATTCGCGGGCGTGGCCTGGATTTTGAAGAGCTTCGTAACTACGTACCTGGCGACGATGTTCGCTCGATCGACTGGCACGTCACCGCACGTACACAGAAACCCTATGTTCGGGTGTATTCCGAAGAGCGGGATCGTCCCACACTGGTTCTGGTGGATCAACGCATCAATATGTTCTTTGGCAGTAGCCGAAGCATGAAGTCTGTTGTGGCCGCAGAAGTGGCTGCGCTGCTTGCATGGCGTGTCTTCTCACAGGGCGATCGGATCGGTGCGTATGTTTTCAACGACTCAGTAAGCGAGCAGATTCCCATGCGACGCAGTCGGGCCACAGTGCTCCGCATACTGGATCGCGTTGTCGACCTCAACCAGAAACTGCACAGTACCCAGACCCAACCAGCTGCGCCCCAGAAGCTGAATGAGATGTTGGAGAAGACGGCGCGGCTACGACCTCGTGATGCATTAATTCTCATTGCCAGCGACTTCGATGGTGCGGACGCAAAGACGCGCGAGCTCCTGCTTCACCTCTCTCAATCGAACGATGTGGTCTGCTGCCTCGTCTACGATCCGCTGTCGCTCGCTCCAACAATTCATAGCCGCTTCGTTGTTTCGAATGCAACGCTGCAAATCGAACTCCACCTGGAGAAGCAGAACGTCCGAGATGACCTGCATAGGGCACTGGAAGGCCGTTTAAATGAAGTCTTGTCCTGGCAGCATGAGTTGAATATTCCGGTTCTCCCACTATCCACGAGCGAAGATGTGTCACAACAAATCTGTCATCTGTTGGGAAATGTTGAGATACACCGGAGGCGCCTATGA
- a CDS encoding DUF4381 domain-containing protein: MSAPLEQLHDFYQPPPPSWHPQTAGSYVSLSIMVVLLVALIAFFWHRWTRNRYRREALRELPHTDVHHISELLKRTALSAWPRTDVASLTGPAWLAFLNSSAKQTLFDTADAKQLETMAFSDAEPSCENESALRSAASVWIKHHAAMRKEEKHVQA, from the coding sequence ATGAGCGCACCGCTGGAACAACTGCATGACTTTTATCAACCACCGCCGCCGTCGTGGCACCCGCAAACAGCGGGTTCTTACGTAAGTCTTTCCATCATGGTGGTTCTTCTGGTCGCCCTGATTGCATTCTTCTGGCATCGCTGGACAAGAAATCGTTATCGCCGCGAAGCGCTGCGCGAACTTCCACATACAGATGTCCACCACATCTCGGAACTGCTGAAACGTACCGCGCTCTCCGCATGGCCTCGCACAGACGTTGCATCGTTGACCGGACCGGCATGGCTGGCCTTTCTGAATTCGTCTGCGAAGCAAACACTTTTCGATACTGCAGACGCAAAACAGCTTGAAACGATGGCATTCTCCGACGCTGAACCTTCTTGTGAGAATGAATCCGCCTTGAGGAGTGCCGCTTCCGTGTGGATCAAACACCACGCTGCGATGCGAAAGGAGGAAAAGCATGTACAGGCTTGA
- a CDS encoding vWA domain-containing protein, whose translation MYRLEHPWLLAILPLPLVLYWLLPPYREEQDSLRITFFDFVTSSLGLTPQHQAVILRTNWLEKIVSVLSWSLIVVALARPQYIEPPIQKIEPGRDLMLALDISQSMETRDFRTADGKRMRRVDAVKQVVADFIRRRKHDQIGLIVFGQTAYPVAPFTLDHEACQQMLAQIDAGMAGPQTMIGDAIGLAIKQFNASDAKQRVLILLTDGNDTGSRMPPRRAAEIAKENHIVIHAVGLGDPHATGEDKMDYAALEQIANSTGGKVFHGENRTELESAYRELDKITPQNFKTLSYQPRRELAMIPIGAALLLTVGYNLLMLLIGMGMSLWNRQAKKATDTQTPEIAMLKVRL comes from the coding sequence ATGTACAGGCTTGAGCATCCGTGGCTGCTTGCGATCCTTCCTCTTCCTCTTGTTTTGTATTGGTTACTTCCGCCTTACCGTGAAGAGCAGGACTCGTTACGGATCACCTTCTTTGATTTCGTGACTTCTTCTCTCGGGTTGACACCGCAACATCAAGCGGTGATCTTACGGACCAACTGGCTGGAAAAGATTGTTAGCGTGCTTAGTTGGAGCTTGATCGTTGTAGCCCTTGCTCGACCACAGTACATTGAGCCGCCGATTCAAAAGATCGAACCTGGCCGCGATCTGATGCTCGCGCTTGATATCTCACAGTCGATGGAGACACGCGACTTCCGTACCGCGGACGGAAAGCGTATGCGCCGAGTGGACGCCGTGAAACAAGTGGTAGCTGACTTCATTCGCCGCAGAAAGCATGACCAGATTGGGTTAATCGTCTTCGGGCAGACGGCGTACCCAGTCGCTCCTTTCACTCTGGATCATGAAGCTTGCCAACAGATGCTGGCACAGATTGATGCAGGAATGGCGGGACCGCAAACCATGATTGGTGATGCGATTGGCCTTGCCATCAAACAGTTCAACGCAAGTGATGCGAAGCAACGCGTTTTAATTCTGCTGACCGACGGAAACGATACGGGGAGCCGCATGCCGCCGCGGCGTGCGGCCGAGATTGCTAAAGAGAATCATATTGTGATCCATGCTGTTGGCCTCGGCGATCCACATGCAACCGGCGAAGACAAGATGGATTATGCCGCGTTGGAACAGATAGCGAACTCGACCGGCGGCAAGGTATTTCATGGTGAAAACCGGACGGAGTTAGAGAGTGCTTATCGCGAACTGGATAAGATCACTCCGCAAAATTTCAAGACGCTAAGCTATCAACCGCGCCGTGAACTGGCCATGATTCCGATCGGTGCAGCTCTCCTACTCACTGTGGGATACAACCTGCTGATGCTTCTCATCGGGATGGGAATGAGTCTGTGGAATCGGCAGGCGAAGAAAGCAACGGACACGCAGACACCTGAGATCGCTATGTTGAAGGTGCGACTATGA